A window of the Streptomyces sp. JB150 genome harbors these coding sequences:
- a CDS encoding SDR family oxidoreductase encodes MHIDLTGRTALVTGSTQGIGAAIAVALARAGARVGVNGRDERRVAQSVESLAGQAPGADLVPVSADVTTEDGTARVAELLPRVDILVNNLGVFGAADPLEITDDEWRRYFEVNVLAAVRLTRQYLPGMTERGWGRIQYVASDSAVVIPAEMIHYGMSKTALLAVSRGFAKKAAGTGVTVNSVIAGPTHTGGVEDFVYELVDRDLPWDEAQRRFMREHRPQSLLQRLIEPEEIAHMVVYLSSEQASATTGGALRVDGGYVDSILP; translated from the coding sequence ATGCACATCGACCTGACAGGACGCACCGCGCTGGTCACCGGCTCCACCCAGGGCATCGGCGCGGCCATCGCCGTGGCCCTCGCCAGGGCCGGGGCCCGCGTGGGCGTCAACGGCCGTGACGAGCGGCGCGTGGCACAGAGCGTGGAGTCGCTGGCCGGGCAGGCGCCCGGCGCCGACCTGGTGCCGGTGTCCGCCGACGTGACCACCGAGGACGGCACGGCCCGGGTGGCGGAGCTGCTGCCCCGGGTGGACATCCTCGTCAACAACCTGGGGGTCTTCGGCGCCGCCGACCCGCTGGAGATCACCGACGACGAGTGGCGGCGCTATTTCGAGGTGAACGTGCTGGCCGCCGTACGGCTGACCCGGCAGTACCTGCCCGGGATGACCGAGCGCGGCTGGGGCCGGATCCAGTACGTCGCCAGCGACTCGGCGGTCGTCATCCCGGCGGAGATGATCCACTACGGCATGTCGAAGACCGCGCTGCTGGCGGTGAGCCGCGGCTTCGCCAAGAAGGCGGCGGGCACGGGGGTGACGGTGAACTCCGTCATCGCCGGGCCCACCCACACCGGCGGCGTCGAGGACTTCGTGTACGAACTCGTGGACCGGGACCTGCCCTGGGACGAGGCCCAGCGCAGGTTCATGCGCGAGCACCGACCGCAGTCCCTGCTCCAGCGGCTGATCGAGCCGGAGGAGATCGCCCACATGGTCGTCTACCTCAGCTCCGAGCAGGCCTCGGCCACGACGGGCGGGGCACTGCGGGTCGACGGCGGATACGTCGACTCGATCCTTCCCTGA
- a CDS encoding MBL fold metallo-hydrolase, with product MDDTTDGAVELHFIGNATVLLRYGGLTLLTDPNFLHRGQYAYLGYGLLSRRLTEPALGPGDLPRLDAIVLSHLHGDHWDRRARRELDHAVPVLTTPHAARRLRVVHRFPRTAGLRTWQGLTLRRGDDQVRVTALPGRHAAHLVLRGLLPPVMGSMLEFGPAGGPPRMRLYVSGDTVVHDGLDEIAQRFPAADLAILHLGGTRLPGGFVVTMDGAQGAELARRLDPRLLLPVHYGDYTVMRSPLEAFLTEIEALGLGDRVVHCGHGHRARITPTLGAAPTVV from the coding sequence ATGGACGACACCACCGACGGCGCGGTCGAACTGCACTTCATCGGCAACGCGACCGTCCTGCTGCGCTACGGCGGGCTCACCCTGCTCACCGACCCCAACTTCCTGCACCGGGGACAGTACGCCTACCTCGGCTACGGCCTGCTCAGCCGCCGCCTCACCGAGCCCGCGCTCGGCCCCGGCGACCTGCCCCGGCTCGACGCGATCGTCCTCTCGCACCTGCACGGCGACCACTGGGACCGCCGGGCCCGCCGCGAACTGGACCACGCCGTCCCCGTGCTCACCACGCCGCACGCCGCACGCAGGCTCCGCGTGGTGCACCGCTTCCCCCGCACCGCGGGCCTGCGCACCTGGCAGGGGCTGACCCTCCGGCGCGGTGACGACCAGGTGCGGGTGACGGCGCTGCCGGGACGCCACGCGGCGCACCTCGTGCTGCGCGGCCTGTTGCCGCCGGTGATGGGCAGCATGCTGGAGTTCGGTCCCGCCGGAGGGCCGCCCAGGATGCGGCTGTACGTCTCCGGCGACACCGTCGTCCACGACGGCCTCGACGAGATCGCCCAGCGCTTCCCGGCCGCCGACCTGGCCATCCTCCACCTCGGCGGCACCCGCCTGCCCGGCGGCTTCGTGGTCACCATGGACGGCGCTCAGGGAGCGGAGCTGGCCCGCCGCCTCGACCCGCGCCTTCTGCTGCCGGTCCACTACGGCGACTACACGGTCATGCGGTCGCCCCTGGAGGCGTTCCTCACCGAGATCGAGGCGCTCGGCCTCGGCGACCGCGTCGTCCACTGCGGCCACGGCCACCGCGCCCGCATCACCCCCACCCTCGGAGCGGCCCCGACGGTCGTCTGA
- a CDS encoding iron ABC transporter permease — protein MTALLALAAWCALCLGTPYVPLHRLFGGDEITRVVVTELRVPRLVLALVAGACLGAAGLVLQEALRNPLAVPEMLGVSSGAALGVAAPLVLAVTLPAAVQPLLAIAGAALGGGLTLLAAGLGRSPSAVLLTGAAVAAALQAALLVLMVMADQLDLQLIYRYLLGSLSARTWDDVTGLWPWLLIAVPALVLCAPVLAVLRLGDDDAEALGVRVRRARFTALAVAVVLIAPVTAVCGPVAWVGFLAPHLARRLNPRSDAVRWLPWSAAWGAAVVAVADVPARLALAPTETPAGAWTALLGVPAGVALLRRAR, from the coding sequence CTGACCGCCCTGCTCGCACTCGCGGCATGGTGCGCGCTGTGCCTCGGCACGCCCTACGTCCCGCTCCACCGGCTGTTCGGCGGCGACGAGATCACCCGCGTCGTGGTCACCGAACTGCGGGTGCCCCGGCTGGTCCTCGCGCTCGTCGCCGGGGCCTGCCTGGGCGCGGCGGGACTGGTCCTGCAGGAAGCGCTGCGCAACCCGCTGGCCGTCCCCGAGATGCTGGGCGTGTCCTCGGGCGCCGCCCTAGGCGTCGCCGCGCCCCTGGTGCTGGCGGTCACGCTTCCGGCGGCCGTCCAGCCCCTGCTGGCCATCGCCGGGGCCGCGCTCGGCGGCGGACTGACCCTGCTCGCGGCCGGACTCGGGCGCAGCCCTTCCGCCGTCCTGCTCACCGGGGCCGCGGTCGCCGCCGCCCTGCAGGCCGCGCTGCTCGTGCTCATGGTGATGGCCGACCAGCTCGACCTCCAGCTGATCTACCGCTACCTGCTCGGCTCGCTGTCCGCACGCACCTGGGACGACGTGACCGGGCTGTGGCCGTGGCTGCTGATCGCCGTCCCCGCGCTCGTGCTGTGCGCCCCGGTCCTCGCGGTGCTGCGGCTCGGCGACGACGACGCGGAGGCGCTGGGCGTGCGGGTGCGCCGGGCCCGGTTCACGGCGCTCGCCGTCGCCGTCGTACTGATCGCCCCGGTGACCGCCGTGTGCGGCCCGGTGGCGTGGGTCGGCTTCCTCGCCCCGCACCTGGCCCGGCGCCTCAACCCCCGCTCCGACGCCGTGCGCTGGCTGCCCTGGTCGGCGGCGTGGGGCGCGGCCGTGGTGGCCGTCGCCGACGTTCCCGCCCGGCTCGCCCTGGCCCCCACCGAGACCCCCGCCGGCGCCTGGACGGCCCTGCTCGGCGTCCCGGCCGGGGTGGCACTGCTGCGGAGGGCGCGATGA
- a CDS encoding ABC transporter substrate-binding protein — MLRSPLRAIRRGLAAVILGSVLVGCGASADTSTESGAAADDAKADVTDVTVDPIKETLRLTDARGVTVSLKKKPERIVCLVALCDDILTELGIVPVATNSQLLAQPGFLGEEKAKEVAVVPGGFIAPEVEAILSHKPDLVIGLEDTHGKLAPALKGATTFWPVQPAKWQDSVGYLRDVAALTGRTAEGEKAEKAFRVKLAAAERKKSDKTALIIYGSDENFGVATPGTDVVAGLFPKLAEYPWKSRGVEGSYSLEEILARDVDVLFVETMSFGEPDGKLSEKLAKNPLWGKIPAVKNGDVHEVNSEVWAKGRGTRSLGLVLDEAVAALR, encoded by the coding sequence ATGCTGCGCTCACCCCTGCGAGCCATACGGCGCGGACTGGCCGCCGTGATCCTGGGTTCCGTCCTGGTGGGATGCGGCGCCTCCGCCGACACCTCGACCGAGAGCGGGGCGGCCGCCGACGACGCGAAGGCCGACGTCACCGATGTGACGGTGGACCCCATCAAGGAGACCCTGCGGCTGACGGACGCGCGCGGCGTGACCGTCTCCCTGAAGAAGAAGCCCGAGCGCATCGTCTGCCTGGTGGCGCTCTGCGACGACATCCTGACCGAGCTGGGCATCGTCCCCGTCGCCACCAACAGCCAACTCCTCGCCCAGCCGGGCTTCCTGGGGGAGGAGAAGGCGAAGGAGGTCGCGGTCGTCCCCGGCGGGTTCATCGCCCCCGAGGTCGAAGCGATCCTCTCCCACAAGCCCGACCTGGTGATCGGGCTCGAGGACACCCACGGCAAGCTCGCCCCCGCGCTGAAGGGCGCCACCACCTTCTGGCCCGTGCAGCCCGCCAAGTGGCAGGACAGCGTGGGCTATCTGCGCGACGTCGCCGCCCTCACGGGCCGCACCGCCGAGGGCGAGAAGGCGGAGAAGGCCTTCCGCGTCAAACTGGCCGCCGCCGAGCGGAAGAAGAGCGACAAGACCGCACTGATCATCTACGGCAGCGACGAGAACTTCGGCGTCGCCACCCCCGGCACCGACGTGGTCGCGGGCCTGTTCCCGAAGCTCGCCGAGTACCCCTGGAAGTCGCGCGGCGTCGAGGGCAGTTACAGCCTCGAGGAAATCCTCGCGAGGGACGTCGACGTGCTGTTCGTCGAGACGATGAGCTTCGGCGAACCGGACGGCAAGCTGTCCGAGAAGCTGGCGAAAAACCCGCTGTGGGGCAAGATCCCGGCCGTGAAGAACGGCGACGTCCACGAGGTCAACTCCGAGGTGTGGGCCAAGGGACGCGGCACCCGCTCACTGGGCCTCGTCCTCGACGAGGCCGTGGCCGCGCTGCGGTGA
- a CDS encoding iron ABC transporter permease has translation MARRYGVLGALLLLAAGAALLAGRAMSPGVVWEVLTGGGEPLDRHVLFELRLPRLLVSLGAGACLGAAGLVLQSALRNPLAGPEVTGVTPGAVLGAVAATGLGLAGWQSPFAVVVASCLGGCAGAGLLWLLTGRGRGDPAQIAVHGVLVSAVLGGLTAMVLLVAPGELGSVVQWLVGSTEGRVWQHWHLLWPWALPWLVVAWLLSGPLTLLRCGDELAAAAGLSAARARTLALLCAVALTAGAVASVGALGFVGLLVPHVAVAVFGADLRIALPGAALLGALVVSGADAAAQAISRLLAAVEDAGRFSLPVGALTTCAGAVLLLIVVRRTPGGSF, from the coding sequence GTGGCCCGGCGCTACGGCGTGCTGGGCGCGCTGCTCCTGCTGGCCGCGGGCGCCGCCCTGCTCGCCGGGCGGGCGATGTCCCCGGGCGTGGTCTGGGAGGTACTGACCGGCGGCGGTGAGCCGCTGGACCGCCACGTGCTGTTCGAACTGCGCCTGCCCCGCCTGCTGGTGTCCCTCGGCGCGGGCGCCTGTCTCGGCGCGGCCGGTCTCGTCCTGCAGTCGGCGCTGCGCAATCCGCTCGCCGGTCCGGAGGTCACGGGGGTCACACCGGGCGCGGTGCTCGGCGCGGTCGCCGCGACGGGACTCGGACTCGCGGGCTGGCAGTCGCCGTTCGCCGTGGTCGTCGCCTCGTGCCTGGGGGGCTGCGCCGGGGCGGGGCTGCTGTGGCTGCTGACCGGGCGCGGCCGGGGCGATCCGGCGCAGATCGCGGTGCACGGGGTGCTGGTCTCGGCGGTGCTCGGCGGACTCACCGCCATGGTGCTGCTGGTCGCGCCGGGCGAACTCGGCAGCGTCGTGCAGTGGCTCGTCGGCAGCACCGAGGGCCGGGTGTGGCAGCACTGGCATCTGCTGTGGCCGTGGGCGCTGCCGTGGCTCGTCGTCGCCTGGCTGCTGTCCGGGCCGCTGACCCTGCTGCGCTGCGGGGACGAACTCGCCGCGGCGGCCGGGCTGTCCGCTGCCCGCGCCCGCACCCTCGCCCTGTTGTGCGCGGTCGCCCTGACGGCCGGCGCGGTCGCCTCGGTGGGCGCGCTGGGCTTCGTGGGACTGCTGGTGCCGCATGTCGCGGTGGCCGTCTTCGGCGCCGATCTGCGCATCGCGCTGCCCGGTGCCGCGCTGCTCGGCGCGCTCGTGGTGAGCGGGGCGGACGCGGCGGCGCAGGCGATCTCCCGGCTGCTGGCCGCGGTCGAGGACGCCGGCCGGTTCTCGCTGCCCGTCGGCGCGCTGACCACCTGTGCCGGAGCGGTGCTGCTGCTGATCGTCGTGCGCCGCACGCCGGGCGGGAGCTTCTGA
- the amiA gene encoding streptamidine family RiPP — MENEQVFAPIADPGQLAHDSASHSNALVENPFDDTEE, encoded by the coding sequence GTGGAGAACGAGCAGGTCTTCGCGCCGATCGCCGACCCGGGTCAGCTGGCCCACGACTCGGCGTCCCACTCCAACGCTCTCGTCGAGAACCCCTTCGACGACACCGAGGAGTAA
- a CDS encoding ABC transporter ATP-binding protein: MSEPVGIRVEGVHFGYPGRPVLRGVDLTVEPGELTALVGLNGCGKSTLLRLTAGLLRPGEGRVLLGGDDLARLSRRAAARRVALLHQSAPAVPGMTVRQLVRQGRYAARGPLGMLREGDDTVVRRALEDVGVADWADRPVEALSGGERQRVRLAMALAQDTRVLLLDEPTTYLDLHHQLDVLQTVVRLREERRLTVVMVLHDLAHAARFAERIVALRDGRVVADGAPEEVVTPAFLADVLRVAGRVGRDPEGDWPVCYPDHPLSN, encoded by the coding sequence ATGAGCGAACCCGTCGGCATCCGTGTCGAAGGGGTCCACTTCGGATACCCCGGCCGGCCCGTGCTGCGCGGCGTCGACCTGACCGTCGAACCGGGCGAACTGACCGCCCTCGTCGGCCTGAACGGCTGCGGCAAGTCGACCCTGCTGCGGCTCACGGCCGGGCTGCTGCGGCCCGGCGAGGGGCGGGTGCTGCTCGGCGGAGACGACCTCGCCCGGCTCTCCCGGCGCGCCGCCGCCCGCCGGGTAGCGCTGCTGCACCAGTCCGCGCCGGCCGTACCGGGCATGACGGTGCGTCAGCTCGTACGGCAGGGGCGGTACGCGGCGCGCGGCCCGCTCGGGATGCTGCGCGAGGGCGACGACACCGTGGTGCGCCGGGCGCTGGAGGACGTCGGCGTGGCCGACTGGGCGGACCGGCCCGTGGAGGCGCTCTCCGGCGGGGAGCGGCAGCGGGTGCGACTGGCCATGGCACTCGCCCAGGACACCCGCGTCCTGCTGCTCGACGAGCCGACCACCTACCTCGACCTGCACCACCAGCTCGACGTGCTGCAGACCGTGGTGCGGCTGCGCGAGGAACGCCGCCTCACCGTCGTGATGGTGCTGCACGACCTCGCCCACGCCGCCCGCTTCGCCGAGCGGATCGTGGCACTGCGCGACGGGCGCGTGGTGGCCGACGGCGCGCCCGAGGAGGTCGTCACCCCGGCCTTCCTCGCGGACGTGCTGCGGGTCGCCGGGCGGGTCGGCCGGGATCCCGAGGGGGACTGGCCCGTGTGTTACCCAGATCACCCCCTCTCCAACTAG
- a CDS encoding nitronate monooxygenase: MRTPLCDVLGIEVPVIGAPFGPFDQVEVAAAVCEAGGLGSLGTAVRPLPDLRRQWARMRESTDRPFAINHTLRPLNEEAFEATLAERPAAVSFHLGVPGDLVRRAHDAGVLWIQQVMDVDQAGQAVRAGVDVIVAQGGEAGGQGGEVSTMVLVPQVVDVAGDIPVVAAGGIADGRGLAAALALGAQGVVIGTRLLASVEMRIAGEWKERIVAADARDTIKLAHSDRYLPPFSRPGAYGVPRSLRTPFAEEAEEHPERVDPAEAGPRLLEAMRGGRGHEFLPFTGQSAALVHDVLPAAEIVRRTVADAEAVLRRAAGAYGPAAPR; encoded by the coding sequence GTGCGGACGCCGCTGTGCGACGTGCTCGGGATCGAGGTGCCGGTCATCGGTGCGCCGTTCGGACCGTTCGATCAGGTCGAGGTCGCGGCCGCGGTGTGCGAGGCGGGGGGGCTCGGCAGTCTGGGCACGGCGGTGCGCCCGCTGCCCGATCTGCGGCGTCAGTGGGCACGGATGCGGGAGTCGACCGACCGGCCGTTCGCGATCAACCACACCCTGCGGCCGCTGAACGAGGAGGCGTTCGAGGCGACCCTGGCCGAACGTCCGGCGGCCGTCTCGTTCCACCTGGGGGTGCCCGGGGACCTGGTGCGGCGCGCGCATGACGCGGGCGTGCTGTGGATCCAGCAGGTGATGGACGTGGACCAGGCCGGGCAGGCCGTGCGCGCGGGCGTGGACGTCATCGTCGCGCAGGGCGGTGAGGCGGGCGGCCAGGGCGGCGAGGTGTCGACCATGGTGCTGGTGCCGCAGGTGGTGGATGTCGCGGGAGACATCCCGGTCGTCGCAGCGGGCGGGATCGCCGACGGCCGGGGGCTGGCGGCGGCGCTGGCGCTGGGCGCTCAGGGCGTGGTCATCGGTACCCGGCTGCTCGCCTCGGTGGAGATGCGGATCGCCGGGGAGTGGAAGGAGCGGATCGTCGCCGCCGACGCGCGGGACACGATCAAACTGGCCCACAGCGACCGGTACCTGCCGCCGTTCTCCCGGCCGGGCGCCTACGGCGTTCCGCGCTCCCTGCGCACGCCGTTCGCCGAGGAGGCCGAAGAGCATCCCGAGCGGGTGGACCCGGCGGAGGCCGGCCCCCGGCTGCTGGAGGCCATGCGCGGCGGACGGGGGCACGAGTTCCTGCCGTTCACCGGGCAGTCCGCGGCGCTCGTCCACGACGTCCTCCCGGCGGCCGAGATCGTACGGCGGACGGTCGCCGACGCGGAGGCCGTCCTGCGCCGGGCCGCCGGGGCGTACGGGCCCGCCGCTCCGCGCTGA